One Elaeis guineensis isolate ETL-2024a chromosome 10, EG11, whole genome shotgun sequence genomic window carries:
- the LOC105052587 gene encoding uncharacterized protein, whose translation MRPELPLFLFLSLSSLFHPATPACVPRNSSPAYLYLSSPLPAPASAPSPSSKSSQSPLPSPRPFRAQSPSLTPASSPSVTPTPSPEEEPSLSPVSSPVGGPSLSQFSSPSTAPVHSSDLPNAVEGMCRHTDYQDLCLSSISALLPAFATIDAKTLLTLEMKACRYHTEIARTEAAKLANDSSNPSILQSCTENYDDALDNLDSAAKALAEGDKGTLNSMLSALIDDYGTCEDGFTEMAATSPMASYDDTLTKLASNCLALAALIKF comes from the coding sequence ATGAGGCCAgaactccctctcttcctctttctctccctctcctctctcttccacccTGCCACCCCCGCCTGCGTCCCTCGCAACTCCTCTCCCGCATACCTCTACCTCTCTTCCCCATTGCCGGCCCCTGCCTCGGCCCCGTCTCCATCTTCAAAGTCATCCCAGTCCCCATTGCCATCTCCGAGGCCATTCCGAGCCCAGAGTCCATCTCTAACACCAGCCTCATCACCATCTGTCACCCCTACGCCATCTCCAGAAGAGGAACCATCTCTGTCCCCTGTCTCGTCTCCGGTCGGGGGACCATCTCTGTCTCAATTCTCATCACCATCAACTGCTCCGGTCCACTCGAGCGACCTTCCGAATGCCGTCGAGGGGATGTGCCGCCACACCGACTACCAGGACTTGTGCCTTTCATCAATCAGTGCTCTCTTGCCGGCATTTGCGACCATCGATGCTAAGACTCTCCTTACTCTGGAAATGAAGGCATGCCGGTACCATACAGAGATTGCGCGTACCGAGGCTGCCAAGCTTGCCAATGATAGTTCCAATCCAAGTATCCTCCAATCATGCACTGAGAACTATGATGATGCATTGGACAATCTCGACTCTGCCGCGAAGGCCTTGGCTGAAGGGGATAAGGGGACTCTCAATAGTATGTTAAGTGCGCTCATCGACGACTACGGCACATGCGAGGATGGGTTCACAGAGATGGCCGCGACCTCGCCGATGGCAAGCTATGATGATACGCTCACCAAGTTGGCTAGCAACTGCCTTGCCCTTGCTGCATTGATCAAATTCTGA
- the LOC105052585 gene encoding uncharacterized protein, with product MKKEEKRKLTLEDYVYFLNNLDSPRLNLDQLNQIVFMHGFIRFRTKKEILANVSGFDLMRPTRSTIRERGITSCAVLELEEVKDDIAAIGWQECPIGSLTTVRPLAPAPAPVESTAVEPEPEAASISSASAASHLGRLAAASSSSSGVKKRKRKPKTASLRSLPAN from the exons atgaagaaagaagagaagcggAAGCTGACGCTCGAAGACTATGTTTACTTCCTCAACAACCTTGATTCCCCTCGCCTCAACCTCGATCAGCTCAACCAG aTCGTCTTCATGCACGGATTCATCAGGTTCCGCACAAAG AAGGAGATCTTGGCGAATGTGAGTGGGTTCGATCTGATGCGTCCCACGCGATCGACGATTCGGGAGCGCGGGATCACGTCGTGCGCGGTGCTCGAGCTGGAGGAGGTGAAGGACGACATCGCCGCCATCGGATGGCAGGAATGCCCCATCGGCTCCCTCACCACCGTCCGGCCGCTGGCACCCGCGCCGGCACCAGTGGAGTCCACCGCGGTGGAGCCGGAGCCGGAGGCCGCGTCGATCTCCTCGGCCTCCGCCGCGTCGCACCTCGGTCGCCTCGCcgctgcctcctcctcctcctccggcgtcAAGAAGAGGAAGCGGAAGCCCAAGACCGCCTCACTGCGCTCCCTCCCGGCAAACTAA
- the LOC105052586 gene encoding universal stress protein PHOS32, whose protein sequence is MATADRIVGVAVDFSVCSKAALRWAVENIVRPGDHLILINVQKEVLYEEGEMQLWEATGSPLIPLVELSDPGIAKKYGVKPDAETLDILNTVARQKEIVVVMKIYWGDAREKICEAIENIPLCCLIIGNRGLSKIKRVLLGSVSNYVVNNGTCPVTVVKCAEHEG, encoded by the exons ATGGCGACGGCGGATCGGATTGTCGGGGTAGCGGTGGATTTCTCGGTTTGCAGCAAAGCGGCGCTCCGGTGGGCGGTCGAAAACATCGTCCGCCCCGGCGACCACCTCATCCTCATCAACGTCCAGAAGGAGGTTCTCTACGAGGAGGGCGAGATGCAGCTCTGGGAAGCCACCGGATCCc CACTTATCCCACTAGTTGAGTTATCTGATCCTGGTATTGCAAAAAAGTATGGGGTGAAACCTGATGCTGAGACCTTGGATATACTCAATACTGTAGCCAGGCAGAAGGAG ATTGTTGTTGTCATGAAGATCTACTGGGGAGATGCTCGTGAAAAGATTTGTGAAGCAATTGAGAATATTCCATTGTGCTGTCTAATCATTGGGAATAGAGGGCTCAGCAAGATTAAGAG GGTACTGCTCGGGAGTGTCAGTAACTACGTGGTGAATAATGGTACCTGTCCGGTCACAGTTGTCAAGTGTGCTGAACATGAAGGCTAG